A window of Desulfobulbus oralis genomic DNA:
CTGGTGGGTGTTCTTGAGGCGGCTTTGCTGTTGTTGACCAGACACAACACCTCTCAGAGGAAGGCAAGATGACTTCTCTGGTGCTTTTTTCTCAGGTGGGTTTTGCCTACGCAAGACATGATGTTTTGCGTGACCTTTCCCTACAGCTGAATCCTGGAGAAGTAATAGTTTTGCAAGGTTGCAGCGGAGTAGGCAAGTCAACGTTATTGCGTCTGGCTGCGGGCATTTTGCGTCCCACAAGTGGATATGTCCACATCGGAGCGCAACGCATTGGTGTTGTCTTTCAGGAACCCCGTCTGCTGCCGTGGAGAACCGCACTCCAGAACGTCATGCTACCTTTGCTCAGCTTGGGGATGGATCCCGCCCAAGCCGGACAAAAGGCGACGAATATGCTGGAACATATGGGGTTAGCCCATTTTCTGGAGGCGGTGCCCGAGGAACTCTCCGGCGGCATGAAGCAGCGCGTTTCACTGGCCCGGGCGCTAGCTGTGAACCCGGAACTATTGCTTCTCGATGAACCGTTTGTCGGTTTTGATCCCGCTCTACGCGCCGAAATGAAACAATATTTGGCTGATTTCCTTTCCCAATCTAGAGCTGGAATGATGCAGATTGCACATGACAATGAAGATATATTCATAAAAACGGCACACATTATGATGTTGGGTCAACATAATGTTGAATGCCATCAAAAAAGGACACAAATATGAAAAACGTGGAACCGTTCTGGATGACGCTTCAGAGTTTTAGAGATGATACATTTATCGTGCAGATACTGATCATCGTTGCGTACTTGTGCATATTGTTTCTAATTGCCAAACAAGAGGGGTCTAGAACTGATGCTATTATCAAAATTATATTGAGTAGTATATTTATTTTTAACAGTATTGTTTGCTTTTTGATCTACTTCAGTGAACTACCCATGGCTAAATTTTTTGCTGGCCCACTGTATCTAGCTATAGGATATCTATTTCTTGTAGATATTATGGCTAAAAGAATTCATTTTACATTCAATATTTCTCCTTTGAGACGTTTCTTGGCATTTACCTTTATCATTCTTACTTTCTTGTTTCCAGTATTTGGTATGTTCAGCGGCCATGGCATGATTGCTCTGCCAGGTGTGCCATGCCCATTAGCAATCTTTACACTGGCTCTTCTCAGCGCAGCAATACCACGTGTGGATAATATCATTGTTTTTATGTTGCTTGCCTGGGTTCTGGTCAATATTCCTAAGATTTTTGGATATGTTGGATGCTACGAGGAAATAATCCTCATTCTGGCTGGTGCGTATGTACTTGGTCTGAACAGAATCATGCCAGAGGAAAGCACCGGAGACGAACATGCTTCGACATGAGTTCTTATCAAAACCGAAGTTCGAAATTACCCCACGCTCCATAGTGAAACGACCTGTAGAATGTGTGGATGCTGGAAGCGCCTATTGCCCGTGCCAACTCGCGGAACTTGGACAATGTATAGAGTGCTCACTGCTACGCGGTGAAGACGAATGCCGTTGCCATTGGGCCGGATCGTGCATTTGGTCTCACAGCCAGTGGGGGAGAGGTAAGATCCGGCAAAGCTGCAAGTTTCCAATCCTTCAACAATGGGAGCACCATGAGGGTGCGATAATAGTTGTTGTACGAGTTACGCCGTCCCTTGCGGCTGAGCTGCGTGCGCCAGGAAGCTTTGTTTTCGCTCGTGGTAACGAAAATCCGCATTTTGATACCCCTATTGCCGTTGTTAGAGCATCCCCAGAAACACAAACTATCATACTCGCATACAAGATAATAGGTCCGAAGACTATAAGCCTGCGTGGATCCGGAACTGAGTTGTGGATACGCGGCCCGTACTGGAATGGGATAACAGGCCGTAGACGTATTATGGCGATGAGGGGCGAATCTTGCCTTCTTGTGTCCGGGGGTATTGCAGCTTCTGTCCTACCCAATGTTGCTGATTCGCTGCTACGTGGTGGAAATCAAGTCACTGCGGTGCTTGGAAAACCAGAATGTGCATTTATAAAGGAATTTTTGCCGGCATCTGAGATGCGCGTTCTTGAAATGGCCTTTCCTGACGAAAAAGAAGCTCTCCATACACTGATGAAGGAAATATCTTGCCAGATGGTGTTCTGTGCCGGAGGGGAGCTTTTGACCAAAATGACGGCGGATATTTCGGCTCGCGCTGGTGTGGCTGCATTATTTTTTGGCGCTGTCAGGCGAACCATGTGCTGCGGCGAAGGCATATGTGGAGCATGCCATGATGTAATTGGTTGTGAATCCATCAGAGTGTGCAAAACACTGCGCTAAGGTGCGCTACTCGGTAAGGACGGGCAGAACATGAAAGGTACGGCGATTATTATCGGAGGCGGGTGGGCAGGTTCTGCGGCGGCACTTGCTGCAAAGCAAGGTGGAGCCGACAGGGTCGTCATTCTGGAGCGTACGGACATGCTTCTTGGCTGCGGTTTGGCGGGTGGAATCATGCGGAATAATGGCCGGCAAACGGCAACGGAGGAATTGACAGCCATGGGTGCGGGAGGACTTTTCAGCATCACCGACAGTGTCGCGACGCACAAAAATGTTAATTTCCCGGGGCATGCACACGCTTGGCTCTATTCTACTACTAAAATCGAACCGGCGGTGCGGAACTTTCTGGAAATGTGTGGTATTGAGATACGATTCCGCTCGCGTGTGGTTGAATTTCTGGCTAGCGGCTCAACCATTTGCGGCGTGACGTTGCATGATCTGACAGAGTCAAGGCTCGAAGGTGACGTATTCGTAGACGCTACAGGCTCTGCGGGTTCGTTGAGCAATTGCACACGATACGGAAACGGTTGCGCTATGTGCGTTCTGCGCTGCCCTATGTTTGGACCTAGGATTAGTCTGACGGCCTGCGCTGGGCTGACTGATTACGTCGGTATGAGACTCAACGGTGAAGTAGGCTCCCTTTCCGGTTCTTTTGAACTCCGTAAGAACTCTCTTTCTGTGGACATCCAAAAGGCATTGAATACGCGAGGGCTTGCCATTGCTCCGTTGCCAAAATCATTGATCAACCGGGAGAAGCTGCGGAGCAAATCTTGCCAGCAATACGCTCTGCAGGAGTATGCGGCTAATGTGATTCTCCTGGATACCGGAGACACGGCTAAAGTTATGACACCGTTTTTGCCACTGGAAGATATGCGATGTATTGCCGGATTTGAAAACGCTATGATTGCCACGGGGAGCGGATATGCAAACTCGGTACGCTTTCTGTCTAGAGCCCCTCGGGATAACTCACTAAAGGTGGATACCTTTTGTAATCTCTTCTGTGCTGGTGAAAAATCCGGATTTTTTGTGGGTCACACCGAAGCTATAGCGACAGGATCTCTTGCCGGACATAACGCAGTGCGGACCTTGCAGGGAAAACATGCAATTACGCTACCGAAAATTCTTGCTTGTGGTGACATTATTCATGCCGAACAGGAAGGCATTTCTTCTGAGTTGGGCCTCGTAAAACGCTATACATTTTCTGGAGGAGAGTATTTCGACAGAATGAAAGTAAAAGGTCTTTACACAACACGGATGAGTGAGATTGCTAATCGCGTTCGTGAGGCAGACTGTTACAGAATATTTGCAAATAGAATATAATAGAATAGGAGTTTGAGCATGACGAATCAACACACAACACGCTGCTTTTTCGGCTGCAATGCAGGCAATGGTTTTCATACTTTTTTTAACTTTTTACCCAGGCTTGAAAGAGCACGTATTATTATTGTCAAAGGTGGGCCAGGGACGGGAAAATCTACGTTCATTAGTGCCGTTGGAGAGACTTTTGCTCAACAGGGTTATGATCTGGAGTATCAACATTGTTCCCTTGACCCTCAATCGTATGACGCTGTTGTCGTTCCGGCATTGAAAGCCGTAGTCACTGCTGCCACAGGTCACCATGTCTTTGATCCCAAAAATCCCGGTGCAGTGGATGAAATTCTCAACCTTGGTGACCATTGGGACACCGAAAGAATCCGTCAGCACTCCAAAGAAATTATAGAAATCAACCAGGAAGCGGAGAGGCTTTTCCGTAAAGCTTTCCGGATCTTGAACGCAGCCAGACAGTTCCTTGCCAATGTGGAAGATATTCATATTGCTCACCAAGATCCTAGAGAGCTGTCCACTGTAACAGAGTGTATCATTGCAGAAGCTCTTCTTCGCTCCAACTCGGAAATGTACGGTGCGGAACGCCATGCCTACATTTCTTCCAATACACCGGAAGGAACCATTCACAACATCGCCAGTCTGTTGCGCCCAGAAACTACGGCTTTTGCTGTGAAGGGAGAAGCGGGCATGGGCCGGACAAAAATTCTGGCGGGCGTGGCCGAAAAAGCGAAACTCCTTGGTTTTGATGTGGAGTATTACCATAGACCTATTGACCATCATCTGCTGGATCACGTGCACATTCCCGCACTGAATCTTCTGGTGACAACGCAACCTGACGAGTTGTCGACGCAGGTTATCGAAGAATCCTTTACGCTTCAGGGAAAGAAGACTAAACGTCAAACAGAGCTTCAGGACGAAATTTCAGAAAACGTGGCCAGATATGAACAGACTCTTTCTCTTGCAATGCAAACCCTAGCGCAGATCAAAGCAGAACATGGCGTTCTTGAAAAATATTACATTGACAGTATGGATTTTGATGGGGTCAAAAAGCGCCTTGCCGCAACCATAGAATCCATTGAGCGGCAGGCCACCATATCTAAACAGGCGCATTAATTATGCATCTGAGGTGAGGCATTGTATACTACTGGATGATATGTTCATGTCTAATTTGGATTAACATACAGAATACGCTTACATAAGTTTTAAATAGGATTACAAAATCTCATTATATGAGAATGTAATGCTATATTTACCAACAAGTATAATTGGAGTGCACCCTGCGTCGAGACCATCGTAGCCACTTGAAAAAGTTGCAGCAATGCGCATTGCTAGTCTCAGGCCTCATTAATTGCCAATAAGCAGGAAATCTGGTTAGTTGTGCTCAAGGAGGACGCCATGAGCCAACTTTTCTACCTTTCTGCCGGACAACTCGAACGTATCAAGCCCTTCTTTCCACGTTCACATGGTATTCCGCGGGTCGATGACCTGACAGTCATCAGCACATTTATGTCATCGAGCATGGCCTGCAGTGGCAAGACGCGCCACGTGAGTATGGCCCGGTACAAGAGGCTGTACAATCGTTTTTTGCGCTGGAGCCGGATGGGTATCTTCAACAATATTTTTACCGAATTGGCAAAAACAGCGGGACAGGATGGCCAGGTGATGATCGATGCGACCCACCTCAAGGCGCATCGAAGCGCCGCCAGTATACTTGAAAAAGGACTCTTTCCCGCTGGATCGGACGCACAAAAGGCTGGGCCGATGCCGGAGCCGGGCCGATTTTTGCCCGACTGGCAAGCTGAAGCTGCCCATCCTGGTCATTTGGCTGCCGAATGAGGTTGATGTCCCGGATTGTGCCATGATTGTCATTTCAAGATGGCGCCACTGACACGCATGGCCACAATGGCCTCTTTGCAGCCCTTCGGCAAATCAAGCCTTCTGCAACAGGCTGACATGGAACGTGGCGGGCTCCCTCCGGCTGCCTGGTGCCTGACGCTTTCACCCTCGACCAGAATCCTGCCCTGCCCATTTTACCTTTTCTCTCCCTGACCGAGTGCTGCATTGGCAACGGGAATCTACCCGGCGATGGGAAAAATTCCTCCCATGGGTACGGAAAAGGAGTATCATCGGCTGCAGACCTCGGGCACAGGGCTCGGGGCCAACAGGGCCGCCTGCGGAGCACCGGCGGTTCCGGGAGCCTGAGCGCCTTGCCGCGCGCGGCATACGATCATCCCACACAAGGAATGCCCATGGCCTGTCTTGCCGATAACCTGCCTGCTCAGGTCAAGAGCCTGCGCCTGGTCACCGATGCTTCCTGGTTGGGCGAGGGCGCCATGCAGGCGGCTTTTTTTCAGCCAGACCTGCCTGGCCAAGCGGATCGCTTTGCACGTGCTGCCTGCCCAGCGCGGATCGCTTTGCGCGGCGGATTCTGCCCTTCGCCGGGCTCAGGCGGCCCTGGCGCCCTCTTTCGACCACGTCGGGAGCATGGCGCAGGCAGGCGGCGTGGCCCTGGCTTTCCCCGGGTTCTCGTAGTGCCCGGGGCGGCGATTCCGAGCGGAACCCATATCCCGTTGAGTTGCCGGAGGAAAACCGTTCAGCAGATGAGCATCCTGTCCGTGATGCAGCGGGAGGCAAAACGGCAGGAGGCCGAAAGCCCGGTGCCGGCCTTTTGCGCCCAGGTGCGGGCAGAGGGCCAGCGCAGCCAGTGCAGGTTCTCGCCCGGCCATGTCGCTGAAAATGTCATTGGCCGGGCGCATTGTGCGGTGCTGATAGTTGCCGCACAGGAAGGTGCCGGCGATCCGTCCCCTGATGCCACCGGCGCTGCGTCATGACCCGTCACCTCATCCTGCGTCTTTTTCCCTTTGTCGCCTGGTTGCCCCTGTCGCCGCTGCTTTTGCGCGCAGACCTCGTTGCCGGCATTACCGGTGCCCTGGTGCTGGTGCCCAAGGCCATGGCCTATGCGCAGCTGGCTGGCCTGCCCCTGCAGTTTGGCCTCTATACCGCACTGGTTCCGGCCATTATCGGGGCCATGTGGGGTTCTTCGCGGCAACTGGCCACGGGCCCTGTGGCCATCCTCTCGCTGATGACCGCGGCGGCGGTCACGCCCCTGGCAGCTCCAGGTTCCGCGGACTATATCGGTTTGGCCCTGCTGCTCGCCCTGATGGCGGGCTGCATTCAACTCGTTCTTGGTCTGGTCAAACTGGGCAATGCGGTCAACTTTGTTTCCCATCCGGTCATCCTGGGTTTCATGAACGCAGCCGCCCTCATCATCGGGCTGTCCCAGTTGGACATGCTGCTTGGCATTCCCAAGGGCCGCAGCGATTTTTTCCTGATGGATGTCTGGGAGATGCTGGGCTACCTGCCCCTGACCCATCTGCCGACGCTGGCCATGTCGGTGGGTACCGCGCTGCTGCTGCTTGGGGTCAAGCAGATCCGTTTCCTGGCCAAATCCGGGGTCTTGCTGGTGGTGCTGCTCACCACCCTGATCAGCTTCTGCATCGGCTTTGAACATAAAACAACGGCCCGCATAGACGATGTGGCCACCCCGGTTGCCCGGGAGATCATCGAAAAACACGATGCCTCCCTGCGGCACATGGCAGCGATCGCCAACAGCATCACCAGCCTGAACGCAGAGCTGCGCCAGGCGGAAAAAAACAGGGACTCCCGGGCAGCCGCCGAGTTGCGCTTTCGCCTCAACCTGCTGGAGATCGAAAGCGAGGCGGCACAGAAGGACAGCCGTGCCAGCATGCGCACCCTGCGCAAAACCTATTTCGTGCGTACGCTCTCCGGAGAGCCGGTCCGGTTCCACCAGTGGAACGCGGTACCCCAGGGGGTCAAGACTGACGGCCGCCTGTGGCATATCCAGAAGATCAGCCAGGGGCAACTGTACCTAAACGGTGGTGGCGAGGTGGTGGGCGCCGTGCCTGCCGGTCTGCCCTCATTGAAAATGCCCGCGATCAGCCTCAACGGCATAGCGCAACTGATGAGCGCTGCCCTGGTTGTGGCCCTGGTGGCCTTTATGGAATCCATTTCCATGGCCAAGGCCATGGCCGCCTCAACCAGGCAGCGCATCGATCCGAACCAGGAGTTGATCGGACAGGGTCTGGCCAACATCGGCGGTTCTTTCTTCCAGGCCTATCCGGCCAGCGGCTCCTTCACCGGTTCGGCCATCAACCTGCAGGCCGGGGCGAAAACCGGCCTGGCCATGGTGTTCAACGGTTTTTTTATCGCCATAACCCTGCTGTTTCTCACCCCCTATATCTACCATTTGCCCAAGGCGGTGCTGGCAGTGATCATCACCTTTGCCGTGGCCAGCCTGATCACCCCCAGGGCCTTTTTGCAGGTCTGGAGGGCCAGCCGGGCCGATGCCTGTGTCGCTGTGGCCACCTTTGTGCTCACCCTGCTGGCCGCGCCCCATCTCGATAAAGGGATCATCATCGGTGCCTTGCTGGCCATCGGTCACAGTCTCTACCGTACCATGGCGCCCAGGGTGGCCATTCTTGGCCGGCATGAAGACGGCAGTTTTCGCGATGTGACCGTCATCCCGCATCTGGTTATTTCCACCAGGGTGGTGGCCCTTCGCTTTGATGGCGCCCTGTATTTCGCCAATGTCGCCTATTTTCAGGACGCGGTGCTGGCAGCAGTGGCAGATCACCGCGACATCAAGTACTTGCTTGTCGTGGGCGATGCGATCAGCTTCATCGATTCTTCGGGCGAGGGCATGCTGCACAGTGTGGTCGCCCAGCTCCATCGCTCGGGGGTGGAGGTGGTTTTCTCCGGCTTGAAGAAGCAGGTGTTGGATGTGCTGCGCGCCACAGGTCTGTTTGGCTTTATCGGTGGGGAGCAGAATATCTTTGCCACCGAAACCCAGGCCCTAACCGCTATCTACTCCAGGCTGGGCGAAGGTGAAAACGCCTGTGCCATACCGCCCGTCCAGAGGCCGTCAAGGGGCAGGGGGGATCGGCCATGACAGGGCAGTCCCTGTTTTTGAGGTACTGCTTCTGCGCTGGGCCTGCAAGACAGCCCAGCCGATAATGCAACTTGCAAGCGTACCGGTGAGGGCAGGGTTCAACACTTCAGCGGGAGTCTGGTAGCTTGAGCGGTTGCGAGGTCGTCTATGCGGCCGATGGGCCGCCTTGCCCCTGGCGGCGCAGGCCGGATCCGCCGCCACGCCCCAAAGCGGGATCTGCCTACAACAGGCTGCGGCCGCCGGGCTATATCGATAGGCCCGGGAAACCGGCCTCCGCCCCGGCCTTGCCGCCTCCGGCGTTTGTGGGGCGGCGTAAATGGCGATAGTTGGTATCGCCAAGCTGTGGGGCTGCATAAATCCAACGGTAGATGGTCTCTCACTGATGCGCATGCCTGCATCCTCTGGATAGTCCAGCCGCGGACAGCCCGCAATCTGTTCGGGCGACCAGTCGCTACGGAGTTTCTTATCGACCCAGACGACCAGATCGGAGCGGCTCATGCAGCGGTAATGGCGCAGCCCCCGGCAAAGGCTGTATGGCTTCGACCAGGGCATCTGGCAATTTCCCGTAGCTCAAGCCTGTGGATACAAATAATTTGATGCCGATGCGTTCTTCCAGAGTAAGATGGGTATGGGACATGGCGGGCTCCTTCTGGCTGCTTGGCTATTGCTACTTTCAACTCTACCAGAATCCCGCCCTGTCCTTTTAACTTTTCAGGTTCCTACCAAGTGGTGAATTTGGAATGAGAATCTACCGGGCATAGCAGATTAGGTTCAGGCCTCATTAATTGCCAAAAAGCAGAAAATCTGGTTAGTTGTGCTCAGGGAGGACGCCATGAGCCAACTGTTCTACCTTTCTGCCGAGCAACTCGAACGTATCAAGCCCTTCTTTCCACGGTCACATGGTATTCCGCGGGTCGATGACCGGAAAGTCATCAGCGGCATCATTTATGTCATCAAACATGGCTTGCAGTGGAAGGACGCGCCGCGCGAGTATGGCCCTTATAAAACGCTCTACAATCGTTTTTTGCGTTGGAGCCAGATGGGCATCTTCAACAACATTTTTGCCGAATTGGCAAAAACAGCGGGACAGGATGGCCAGGTGATGATCAATGCGACCCACCTCAAGGCGCATCGTACCGCCGCCAGTTTGCTCAAAAAAGGGCTCTTTCCCGCTGCATCGGACGCACAAAGGGCGGGCTGAACTCCAAAACTATGCCCTTTGCGACGCTCACGGCAGGCCAGGTAAGCGACTACAAGGGAGCCGCCCTGCTTATGGATGCCATAGATGCTTTGCCCGAGGCCAGGGAGCTGCTGGCGGACCGTGGTTATGACGCCGACTGGTTCCGTGATGCCCTGCGTACCAGAGGCATTACGCCCTGCATCCTGCCCGGAAGGAGCCGAAAGAGACTCTGCCCGTACGATCAAAATCTGTATAAACAGCGGCACAAGATCGAGATCATGTTTGGCAGGATCAAGGACTGGCGGAGAATAGCCATGCGTTATGACCGCTGCGCACATACCTTCTTTTCAGCTCTGTGCCTCGCGGCTTCCATCATATTCTATCTCGATTAATGAGGCCTGAGCCTAGACAAACCTTTTTGTCCGGAAAAAACAAAAAATACCATTACATAACAACCAGTTATCGCTATTCCAAAGTTAGTGGGACAGCAGTGCCGGGGAACGCAGGTTGTTCTGCACGGTGCCGAGTTGACCTGGGTCTTGCCAAAGGGCAGGGCAGCCCCCGGTCAAGACAGTGGGCAAAGCTGCGCTCCACCCGCTCGCCCCGCGCCCGCAAAAGCGCCTTGCCCGTACTGGAACTGATCCGCTTCCTGTTCCCGTACACCGCATCCCGGGCATCCATGTCGCCTTTCCAGCGCAATCGCCCCTTGCGCGCCGGTTCACTGATCCGGCTTGTGCAAGAATCCGGCAAATCCTTCAGCACTTTCCGGCTGTGATAGCCCTTGTCCGCCACCAGGGCAAAGGGCTCGTCAATGCTGGGCGCTCCTTCCTTGTCCCCGACCACGCACAGCCTGGCCTGGGCGTCGTCAAGTGTGGTGGCAAGCGTTGTGGTGTCACCCTGATCCGCAGGATGCACCACAGCCGAAACAATGGCCCCGGATTCCAGATCAACCACATGCTCGGGCTTGTACGCCATGTGGGTGCGGCCATCCTTGAGTTTGCCTATGCGTGCGTCCTCATCGGTGCTCGATTGCCAATCCTTGTTGGAGGTCTTTCTGCCCTGGCGCTTGCGGTCAAAGGCGATCAACTCCGCCCTGGTCGGCGTCCTGATGCCGCTCTCTTCAGCCAGGCGTTCAAGCATTTCCTGGTAGGTTTCGCCTGTATCCCGACGAACAATGCTCTTCATGGCCGCATTCGCCTCCATGCTAGAGGCTTCGATGCCCAGATATTTCCCGTTCAGCAGCTTGGCTTGCTCCAAAATCCGCAGCACAAAGACAAACATTTCGTGATGCACTTCCAGTGGCAGGCGCCCCCGGATGCGGCACAGGGAGGAATGATCGGGCACGGATTCGGTGGGGCCGAGCCCGAGGAATTCGCGCAGAGAAAGGGAGTCGGCACAGCGCCAGCAGATGCCGCGTTCAGAGTCGATGCCCTCGAAGTAGCCGATCAAAAGCATGCGGAAATAGCGCCCCGGCGGGATGGACCTGCGGCCGAGTTTTTCGGCGTAGAAGGGCGCACAGAGCTTTTCGAGGAAGGCGTCAAATGCTTTCTGGTGCAGGAGCTTCTGCAGCCGCTCGTAAAAGACATGCCCCTGACTTTGGGGCAGCTGATCATAGATCAGCCACATGCTCTTCTGCTCTGCCTGCTTCCGGCCAAGACTCATGACGCCTCCTCAACATAATTTGATCGCCTGTGCACTATTATGCCTTGCCTGAAGACTTTTTCAACGGGCTGCTGAAGTGATTTCTGAGGCGACCGGAGCGTCGCGGCACCGTGTTCATGAAGGAACGGCTGTGCTTTGCCTGGCTCCTTGATCCAGGCTTTCAGCACGCCAGCCGCACCCGATACTTGCGCAGGAAGCCCACGGGATTGTAGGTCATCTTCGCCTGGCGCAGGCCAGCCTCGTCCAGGTCCTGGGCCCGGTTGATGGTGGCGAAGCCCCGGCCCGCATGGCGGGAAAAGGCGCAGTTGATGGTCTGATAGACGCCCTTGAAGCCGCCCAGCCCCTTTTCAAAATGCACTCCCAGGCTTTTGCCGTCCAGATTCTCCCCCACGCTGAAGGCCACGATCCGGCCGTCCACGTACAGTGAACCGCCCACCAGCCCCCGGAACTGGTTCCAGTGACTGAGCACGCGGTTGATGGCCTCGTTTTCAGCACGCAGGGACAACGAGCCCTCGCATTCGTGCCACTGGCACCAGTCATCCTGCAGGCCCAGCACATCCTCGACCATGGCATCGCTGATGGGGCGGTAGTCTGGCTCGCCGTAGCTTTTGATGTAGTTGTTCAGGTGGGTGTGTTTCTTGTGAAAACGCCTGCCCGGCAGGGTGGCCAGCTCTTCCTGGCTGTACAGGTACTCCCACTGGCCCCGGTCTTCTTCGATGTCCAGCGTTTCGGGCAGATCACGCTGCCAGAGCTGCGCCAGCTCCTCCGGCACGCGGATGATCTCCGGACCCAGGCCGGAATCCGGCAGATCCTGCCAGT
This region includes:
- a CDS encoding ABC transporter ATP-binding protein; this translates as MTSLVLFSQVGFAYARHDVLRDLSLQLNPGEVIVLQGCSGVGKSTLLRLAAGILRPTSGYVHIGAQRIGVVFQEPRLLPWRTALQNVMLPLLSLGMDPAQAGQKATNMLEHMGLAHFLEAVPEELSGGMKQRVSLARALAVNPELLLLDEPFVGFDPALRAEMKQYLADFLSQSRAGMMQIAHDNEDIFIKTAHIMMLGQHNVECHQKRTQI
- a CDS encoding DUF6064 family protein, translated to MKNVEPFWMTLQSFRDDTFIVQILIIVAYLCILFLIAKQEGSRTDAIIKIILSSIFIFNSIVCFLIYFSELPMAKFFAGPLYLAIGYLFLVDIMAKRIHFTFNISPLRRFLAFTFIILTFLFPVFGMFSGHGMIALPGVPCPLAIFTLALLSAAIPRVDNIIVFMLLAWVLVNIPKIFGYVGCYEEIILILAGAYVLGLNRIMPEESTGDEHAST
- a CDS encoding FAD-dependent oxidoreductase yields the protein MKGTAIIIGGGWAGSAAALAAKQGGADRVVILERTDMLLGCGLAGGIMRNNGRQTATEELTAMGAGGLFSITDSVATHKNVNFPGHAHAWLYSTTKIEPAVRNFLEMCGIEIRFRSRVVEFLASGSTICGVTLHDLTESRLEGDVFVDATGSAGSLSNCTRYGNGCAMCVLRCPMFGPRISLTACAGLTDYVGMRLNGEVGSLSGSFELRKNSLSVDIQKALNTRGLAIAPLPKSLINREKLRSKSCQQYALQEYAANVILLDTGDTAKVMTPFLPLEDMRCIAGFENAMIATGSGYANSVRFLSRAPRDNSLKVDTFCNLFCAGEKSGFFVGHTEAIATGSLAGHNAVRTLQGKHAITLPKILACGDIIHAEQEGISSELGLVKRYTFSGGEYFDRMKVKGLYTTRMSEIANRVREADCYRIFANRI
- a CDS encoding SulP family inorganic anion transporter → MTRHLILRLFPFVAWLPLSPLLLRADLVAGITGALVLVPKAMAYAQLAGLPLQFGLYTALVPAIIGAMWGSSRQLATGPVAILSLMTAAAVTPLAAPGSADYIGLALLLALMAGCIQLVLGLVKLGNAVNFVSHPVILGFMNAAALIIGLSQLDMLLGIPKGRSDFFLMDVWEMLGYLPLTHLPTLAMSVGTALLLLGVKQIRFLAKSGVLLVVLLTTLISFCIGFEHKTTARIDDVATPVAREIIEKHDASLRHMAAIANSITSLNAELRQAEKNRDSRAAAELRFRLNLLEIESEAAQKDSRASMRTLRKTYFVRTLSGEPVRFHQWNAVPQGVKTDGRLWHIQKISQGQLYLNGGGEVVGAVPAGLPSLKMPAISLNGIAQLMSAALVVALVAFMESISMAKAMAASTRQRIDPNQELIGQGLANIGGSFFQAYPASGSFTGSAINLQAGAKTGLAMVFNGFFIAITLLFLTPYIYHLPKAVLAVIITFAVASLITPRAFLQVWRASRADACVAVATFVLTLLAAPHLDKGIIIGALLAIGHSLYRTMAPRVAILGRHEDGSFRDVTVIPHLVISTRVVALRFDGALYFANVAYFQDAVLAAVADHRDIKYLLVVGDAISFIDSSGEGMLHSVVAQLHRSGVEVVFSGLKKQVLDVLRATGLFGFIGGEQNIFATETQALTAIYSRLGEGENACAIPPVQRPSRGRGDRP
- a CDS encoding IS5 family transposase (programmed frameshift), which codes for MSQLFYLSAEQLERIKPFFPRSHGIPRVDDRKVISGIIYVIKHGLQWKDAPREYGPYKTLYNRFLRWSQMGIFNNIFAELAKTAGQDGQVMINATHLKAHRTAASLLKKGLFSRCIGRTKGGLNSKTMPFATLTAGQVSDYKGAALLMDAIDALPEARELLADRGYDADWFRDALRTRGITPCILPGRSRKRLCPYDQNLYKQRHKIEIMFGRIKDWRRIAMRYDRCAHTFFSALCLAASIIFYLD
- a CDS encoding transposase, whose amino-acid sequence is MSLGRKQAEQKSMWLIYDQLPQSQGHVFYERLQKLLHQKAFDAFLEKLCAPFYAEKLGRRSIPPGRYFRMLLIGYFEGIDSERGICWRCADSLSLREFLGLGPTESVPDHSSLCRIRGRLPLEVHHEMFVFVLRILEQAKLLNGKYLGIEASSMEANAAMKSIVRRDTGETYQEMLERLAEESGIRTPTRAELIAFDRKRQGRKTSNKDWQSSTDEDARIGKLKDGRTHMAYKPEHVVDLESGAIVSAVVHPADQGDTTTLATTLDDAQARLCVVGDKEGAPSIDEPFALVADKGYHSRKVLKDLPDSCTSRISEPARKGRLRWKGDMDARDAVYGNRKRISSSTGKALLRARGERVERSFAHCLDRGLPCPLARPRSTRHRAEQPAFPGTAVPLTLE
- a CDS encoding DUF2156 domain-containing protein, with product MSKAFTPVTLAESERYYELWQQTPRRSLDYTLANLWGWQRHYGLEWVFTDGLCWIRQTRPRPCLWAPIGAWDAVNWQDLPDSGLGPEIIRVPEELAQLWQRDLPETLDIEEDRGQWEYLYSQEELATLPGRRFHKKHTHLNNYIKSYGEPDYRPISDAMVEDVLGLQDDWCQWHECEGSLSLRAENEAINRVLSHWNQFRGLVGGSLYVDGRIVAFSVGENLDGKSLGVHFEKGLGGFKGVYQTINCAFSRHAGRGFATINRAQDLDEAGLRQAKMTYNPVGFLRKYRVRLAC